TACTGAGCAACTGGTTTTCATCGCGGCATTGAACGTCTGTCACGAACTTGCTCAAGAACGGTTGAAAACCCGTGACTATGCGTCCAATATGGAACAACGCATACGGATGCTGCAGCAGACCATTGAACAAGCGCTGCTTGAACAAGGTCGCATCTCTGAACGTCAGGATGCACAATTCGAATAACTTAAGTTGTTGAAATCACAGTTTCGGCAACGAGTACAAAAATTTCTCTGA
The sequence above is drawn from the Serratia sp. FDAARGOS_506 genome and encodes:
- the zapA gene encoding cell division protein ZapA — encoded protein: MSAQPVDIQIFGRSLRVNCPPEQQDALNMAADDLNQRLQDLKVRTRVSNTEQLVFIAALNVCHELAQERLKTRDYASNMEQRIRMLQQTIEQALLEQGRISERQDAQFE